TGTTGTACTGTCATGtctccccccccccttctctcctcttcccctctctctcctcttccccgctctctcctctctctctctctcctctcctcttcccttctctctcctcttcccttctctctcctcttcccttctctctcctctctctcctcttcccctctctctcctcttcccctctctctcctcttcccctctctctcctcttcccctctctctcctcttcccctctctctcctcttcccggctctctcctcttcccctctctctcctcttcccctctctctcctcttccccgctctctcctcttccccgcTCTCATCTTCcccgctctctcctcttccccgcTCTCATCTtccccactctctcctcttcccctctctctcctcttcccctctctctcctcttcccctctctctcctcttcccggctctctcctcttcccccctctctcctcttcccctctctctcctcttccccgctctctcctcttccccgcTCTCATCTTCcccgctctctcctcttcccctctctctcctctctctcctcactctctcctcttcccctctctctcctcttccccactctctcatcttccccgctctctcctcttcccctctctctcctctctctcctcactctctcctcttccccgctctctcctcttcctctctctctcctcttcccctctctcttcactatctcaggtgaagaagctggtCTATGTGTACCTGGTGCGCTATGCTGAGGAGCAGCAGGATCTGGCTCTGCTGTCCATCTCAACCTTTCAGAGAGGCCTGAAGGTCAGTCACCTTGCccataaccacagatctaggattagATACCCTACCCctgatcctaaccttaaccattggaGGGAGACAAAGATATCTGTCCCTAGACCTGTGGTCAGTGGCAACTTCTATCTACTCCtctggagtaaaggtggtccatTAAGTTGGGAACACACGACATGATGTCAGAAATCCTATGGTGTTGTTATGACGAGACGAAGATAGTTCTAATATCAAAGTCGtaagatgtatttatttttgcttCACAAACACACAGCAGGAGCAGGGGATTTCTCTCCAGCCATTTTACAATAACCATCTGTTTCACATGCTCTCCTAGCTGAGAGGAGATACTAGCGGAGGTTAATAAAAAATAGCTAggtctctccctccactctctctctcacagattaATAGCCAATCGATAGTTAATTCTGAGATTAGAGTTCTCCTTTTTCTGTCACTCTATCCTCGCTGCCACATGTAAGGCAGCAGCAACAACACAACTAGGTCCAAAAAGTTTGAGGCTTGACACATGTAGCATATCAGTAGGTTTCTCCATGGTCGATGGCCATGCTATTTGTGACACTTCACTGAATTCACACTGGACCTACAGAGCCTCCCAGCAGTAAAGAATAGCCATATgtgggcctcccaagtggcgcagcggtctaaggcactgcatcgcagtgcttgaggcgtcactacagacctgggttcgatcccgggctgtgtcacagccggccgtgaccgggagacccatgaagcgctgtctctgtctctctccgtctctttctagGACCCTAACCAGTTGATCCGGGCCAGTGCTCTGCGTGTGCTGTCCAGCATCAGAGTCACCATCATCGTTCCTATCATGATGCTGGCCATCAAAGAGGCTGCCTCCGACATGTCCCCCTATGTGAGGAAGACGGCCGCTCACGCCATCCCCAAACTCTACAGGTATAACAGGGAGGGGGGTCTGTGTCTGtacgagagaggaagagatatacacagaaagagagaaaagaaagagagagagaatccagCTCCTTGTCTTCCTGACAcatgtctcctgtctcctctcagcTTGGACCCAGAGCAGAAGGACTGTCTGATTGAGGTCATTGAGAAGCTCCTGGCTGATAAAACCACAGTAGGTGAAATATTTTCCATTAGCCAACCCTGTATGCCCTTTACAAGGgaaactatgactgaaaacaTAAGCTCAGGTAAATCCATGTTCTGCTTTGGACTATAGGTGGCATTACAGGCTTGGGTGAATGGTACCGTATCAGGTTGTGTTAAGTGTGAAAATGATACTTACATGCCTCTGCCAAAGTAAACATATGGGCGTTTTCTGAGCTTACGGTATTTACAGGACTTACAGAATTTCTCTCCCTCTGACTGTGCCTGCAGCTAGTGGCAGGTAGTGTTGTCATGGCCTTTGAGGAGGTGTGTCCTGAGCGCATAGACCTGATCCATAAGAACTACCGTAAGCTGTGTAACCTGCTGATCGACGTGGAGGAGTGGGGTCAGGTGGTCATCATCAACATGCTCACGCGCTACGCCCGGACGCAGTTCCTCAACCCCAACATGAACGTGAGTACAGCAGATCCCCACATACTGTGTCTTCGTGGttgtgtgggtgcgtgcgtgcgtgtgtgcgtgtgtgtgcgtgcgtgtgtgtgtgtgtctaggttactccactcatccctccctctctctataggAATCCCTGTTGGAGGAGGGTGGTGGAGAGAACGCCTTCTATGGCACTGATAATGATGATGACACCGAAGATGAGGAAgacgaggagaaggagaagaagaagactgaGGCGACTGCCATTGTCAAGAGGAAGCCTTACGTCATGGACCCAGACCACCGGCTACTGCTGAGGAATACCAAGCCCCTACTGCAGAGCCGAAACGCAGCAGTGAGtataatactactattactactcctacgacttctactactactactactactactactactactactactactactactactactactactactaataataataattattattattctttctctcttcctccttctctcttctatCTAGGTGGTGATGGCTGTGGCTCAGCTATATTTCCACCTGGCACCCAAAGCGGAGGTAGGCGTCATTGCCAAGGCTCTGGTGCGCCTCATGAGGAGTCACAGGTCAGTGTCACCTGTCTTTCCCATTGTCTTCCCAGAGATTGAGCCATTGTAACCGACGCGTTGCCATGAACTATCTATACTCAGGACAGAGTTGTCATGCTATCTGACGTGAGACAGTGCTCTCTTTCCATTAGAGAAACTCAACACCCTGTTCTAAATTTGTTATAGAATTTGAATATTCTCTTATCAACTACATTGTCATAACTTCTATGGTTATATTAGTCTCGTTAATTTACAGATGTAGggtcttaatttgaccagtttctcacagcagcaaaataatcctgcagcaacaggaaatgggaattattatgtggataataattaatggacattattgcaggggttgataaattttttgTTAGAGCAAATCTAGTCTGACATTTTAAGGTGGAAATGactaactttagaagcctttttaaaccttgaatacactacaagtttgcatttcctgcagcGCAGGAAAATAATCacacaacagggtgatcaaattaagatcctacacctgtacatCAGACTTTTTATATTGTTTGAATGTGTTTGAGTATTATTATAATTTCAATTGCAGGGTGTCACAATAGCCTATTCCTTTAAATAATATTCTCATTCTCAGATGTAATATAACTCTAATCTAGAGTCCACATAAATGGGACCATAGAGAAGAACAGGCACAAACAGTAAACAATGTCACAAAAAGCAAGGAAATTGCTGTGTCTCATCCTGTCTGTCTAACCCCTGCTCTTTAGTTTATTTATGGTGTTGTGGAGCTGCGTGCACAGTGATGAGGTCATCAGTCAGCAACGAGGGAATTTCACCATGAAATTGCTCAGAGAACAGGTTACATCCATCTGCCCAGGGATGACTTCAGTATTGTCACTGTGTGACGTGACAACAGCTACAtctcatagtgtgtgtgtgtgtgtgtgtgtggagaggcaGCTGCATGCAATTAATGATATTCatgttctctctcactcttcctgcccccccccccccccaccccccacctcctctctatCCCCATGTAGTGAAGTGCAATATGTCGTCCTTCAGAATGTGGCAACGATGTCCATCAAGAGAAGGGTGAGTCATAACTCCAACAATATCTCCAAAGGGTGCAAAAGGGGGCTGTATTGAATGGTCAAATGGATTCAAGATTGTTTAGGGGCTGATTTGTTTGGCGCCTCAGAGGTACTGCATGGGGTCTGCAGCACAATCTAAAATGATACATGTTATTTGTCTCTGTGTTTCCCAGGGGATGTTTGAGCCCTATCTGAAGAGTTTCTACATCCGCTCCACAGACCCAACCCAGATTAAAGTCCTCAAGGTGACCAAACACCTCTCACATTGACATGCATTCCTTTCATGTTACAGTATGCTGCGA
The DNA window shown above is from Coregonus clupeaformis isolate EN_2021a unplaced genomic scaffold, ASM2061545v1 scaf0067, whole genome shotgun sequence and carries:
- the LOC123483299 gene encoding AP-3 complex subunit beta-2-like isoform X3, whose translation is MTPMQKLLQLPVNAMNMVKTAQDQMGQQDEAKSPVMTPDGGNHNWYNGEPNDPRHIRFGSGGGDQEERAHLEEGGGSLSSLVTQPLRHDDLKEMLDSNKDSLKLEAMKRIVAMIARGKNASDLFPAVVKNVACKNIEVKKLVYVYLVRYAEEQQDLALLSISTFQRGLKDPNQLIRASALRVLSSIRVTIIVPIMMLAIKEAASDMSPYVRKTAAHAIPKLYSLDPEQKDCLIEVIEKLLADKTTLVAGSVVMAFEEVCPERIDLIHKNYRKLCNLLIDVEEWGQVVIINMLTRYARTQFLNPNMNESLLEEGGGENAFYGTDNDDDTEDEEDEEKEKKKTEATAIVKRKPYVMDPDHRLLLRNTKPLLQSRNAAVVMAVAQLYFHLAPKAEVGVIAKALVRLMRSHSEVQYVVLQNVATMSIKRRGMFEPYLKSFYIRSTDPTQIKVLKLEVLTNLANETNISTILREFQTYIKSNDKDFVAATIQAIGRCATNIGEVRDTCLNGLVQLLSNRDELVVAESVVVIKKLLQMQPEQHSDIIKHMAKLTDNIQYPVADRGVLRARSQDRSGCPEEDGQDLHQRRRHRQAADHQPGCQALPDQLQTDKTAHSVRAEPGQVRSEL